Proteins co-encoded in one Actinomadura luteofluorescens genomic window:
- a CDS encoding SDR family NAD(P)-dependent oxidoreductase encodes MRGLTGKNVLITGGTSGIGAAAARRFLEEGSRVFVCGLEGVAETLGELGALGEIGGTVCDVSREDEVARLLAEAESALGGIDVLLNNAGTSWREPFLEITAAHWDTVIAVNLRGMFLVGQAAGRSMVARGTRGSIVNMASTNALGGEADYAHYNASKGGVLQLTRTMAVELGAHGIRVNALCPGYIRTPLNASIEAGLDPGFVAAYQRDHIPLGRAGRAEEVAAAYAFLASDDASFVHGAELVIDGGQLAIM; translated from the coding sequence ATGCGCGGGCTGACCGGCAAGAACGTCCTGATCACCGGCGGCACCAGCGGGATCGGGGCGGCCGCGGCGCGGCGGTTCCTGGAGGAGGGCTCGCGCGTCTTCGTCTGCGGCCTCGAAGGCGTCGCGGAGACGCTCGGCGAGCTGGGCGCGCTCGGCGAGATCGGCGGGACGGTCTGCGACGTCAGCCGGGAGGACGAGGTCGCCCGGCTCCTCGCCGAGGCCGAGTCCGCGCTCGGCGGGATCGACGTGCTGCTGAACAACGCCGGGACCAGCTGGCGCGAGCCCTTCCTGGAGATCACCGCCGCGCACTGGGACACCGTCATCGCGGTGAACCTGCGCGGGATGTTCCTCGTCGGCCAGGCCGCCGGCCGGTCGATGGTCGCCCGCGGCACGCGGGGCTCCATCGTCAACATGGCCTCCACGAACGCGCTCGGCGGCGAGGCCGACTACGCCCACTACAACGCCTCCAAGGGCGGGGTGCTCCAGCTGACCAGGACGATGGCCGTCGAGCTCGGCGCGCACGGCATCCGGGTCAACGCGCTCTGCCCCGGCTACATCAGGACGCCGCTCAACGCCTCCATCGAGGCGGGCCTCGACCCGGGGTTCGTCGCCGCCTACCAGCGCGACCACATCCCCCTCGGCCGGGCCGGGCGGGCGGAGGAGGTCGCCGCCGCCTACGCCTTCCTGGCCTCCGACGACGCCTCCTTCGTCCACGGAGCCGAGCTGGTCATCGACGGCGGCCAGCTCGCGATCATGTAA
- a CDS encoding MBL fold metallo-hydrolase has protein sequence MNVSAGFRDLAVPPGMVAVCALGQAGFLIKGAGGTVVAVDPYLSDRLARDSEFGPPGRWARRFPPPFAPDDLDADIVLVTHEHADHFDPATLGPALARRPFTVVAPPVLRDEVEALGARFAPAYAGRPQELDGVLVHPVPAAHSPEYTGPDCYDVMVQDGAHRFLGYVVEVDPGVTVYHAGDTVPHPEIDRALEGLRPRVALLPVNGRDRIREEMGIVGNLTVREAAHLAARADARWLVPSHHDLFAVNAESVTTFVDTLDRRFPDQEYLVPKVGRPVVLGV, from the coding sequence ATGAACGTCAGCGCGGGGTTCCGCGACCTCGCCGTCCCGCCGGGGATGGTCGCCGTGTGCGCCCTCGGCCAGGCGGGCTTCCTGATCAAGGGGGCGGGCGGGACGGTCGTGGCCGTCGACCCGTACCTGTCGGACCGGCTCGCCCGCGACTCGGAGTTCGGGCCGCCCGGACGGTGGGCGCGCCGCTTCCCGCCGCCGTTCGCCCCGGACGACCTGGACGCCGACATCGTGCTCGTCACGCACGAGCACGCCGACCACTTCGACCCGGCGACGCTCGGGCCCGCCCTCGCGCGCCGCCCGTTCACTGTCGTCGCGCCGCCCGTCCTGCGGGACGAGGTGGAGGCGCTCGGCGCCCGCTTCGCTCCGGCGTACGCGGGACGTCCGCAGGAGCTGGACGGGGTCCTCGTCCATCCGGTCCCGGCCGCGCACTCCCCCGAGTACACCGGGCCGGACTGCTACGACGTCATGGTGCAGGACGGCGCGCACCGGTTCCTCGGGTACGTCGTCGAGGTCGACCCGGGCGTGACCGTCTACCACGCGGGCGACACCGTCCCGCATCCCGAGATCGACCGGGCCCTCGAAGGGCTGCGGCCGCGGGTCGCGCTGCTGCCGGTCAACGGCCGCGACCGGATCCGCGAGGAGATGGGGATCGTCGGCAACCTGACCGTCCGGGAGGCGGCGCACCTCGCCGCACGGGCGGACGCGCGCTGGCTGGTCCCGAGCCACCACGACCTGTTCGCCGTCAACGCCGAATCGGTCACCACGTTCGTCGACACGCTCGACCGCCGGTTCCCCGACCAGGAGTACCTCGTGCCCAAGGTCGGACGCCCGGTCGTGCTCGGAGTCTGA